CCATCCTGCAACAGTTAGCTGAGCAACTGTTCGAGAAGTTTGGCCGGGATGAATACTATGACATTGCCATTGCGCTGGAAAAAGCAGTTGAGGCAGAACTGGGTCACAAGGGTATCCACCCCAATGTTGATTTTTACTCCGGGCTGGTCTATCGCAAGTTGGGCATTCCCACGGACCTGTTCACCCCCATTTTTGCGATTTCGCGGGTGGCGGGTTGGCTGGCCCACTGGAAAGAGCAACTGGCGGAAAACCGCATCTACCGTCCCACCCAAATCTATACCGGCCAACGCAATGCTCCCTATATCGAAATAGATAAGCGCACGGCTGCTGATACGGAAGCGTTGATTGCTGCGGGGGCAGCCTCATAGTTTTAATAGTTTTATAGTTGGGCTAGTAGTTGGGCTAGGGCCTAGTTGACTGACAAATCTTTTCCCCTCATCCCTAAATCCCTTCGCCCACAAGGGGCTAAGGGACTTTGTTTTGTCAGTCAATCAGGGGCTAGGGCCGATCGTACCTGCCCGATGCGCCAGACTTTCCCCTGGAGCAGGGCCGCTACCCCATCCAGTAATTGCAACTCCGGTAAATCCGGAGCCAGGGTTAACCCCGGTTGGATAGCGGTGGCGGCGGCTCGTGCCCGGAAGTCGTACAGGTTGACAAAGGCTAGATACCCGTAGACATAGGGATTCATGGGGTCCAGGCGAATCACGCGATCGAGGGCGGCGATCGCGTCATCGGTCTGCCGTTGCAGTACTCGCGCTAGTACCAGGGTATAGGCTAGGGCTAAATTATCTGGCTCCTGAACCAAGCGGTACTCCAAACTCTGGGCTGCCTGGGCCACATAATCCTGGATGGGATCGTATTGGTTAATGCGACTGATCTCCGTCATCATCGCTTCCAGGGCTGGGGTTCCCTGGGGGAGTGCTTGGGCGAGCGATCGCAGTTGGGTGACCAGATCCAACTCTGGGGCAGGCAGGGGCACTGCATCCGGTGTGATTGCGATCGTGGCAGCAGGGAGTGCGATCGCCGCTGTTTCCCCTGTTTGGCGATCGAGATAGGTCGCCGTCAGCCGATAGCGACCGGGGGGCAGATCCGCCGGGGGGAGCATGGCCGTGCGCTCAATAATCCGGTAGCGACCCGTTGGGCTAGGCATGGCCGCCGGGGGTTGGGGCAGCAGGGTGCCAAAGCCGATCGCGTGATCGTGAAGCCAGTAGGGAGGAGAGAGAAGTGAGAAAAGAGGGGCATGAGGGGGGGTGTCGGTGGCTTGCGCGAGCATCGCTTGAGCCGAGGGAGAGCTATTGCGCCTGCCCGCCGGGTCTGAATTAACCGGATCAACCCATTCCCAACTGAGCAACAGGAGGCCCGATCGTAGTTTTTCCCAGGGACCTGACCAGCGATAGGTCACCGGGATCGGATAACCGGGTGGTGCTTGGGCGGGCACAATCACCCGATTCAGCCGAATTTGATCTTCCTGGATATCAGGGTATCTCTGGGTTTCTGGCTTAACCGTCACCATCGGTTCAAGCCGGTGGTGCAGGGTCAACTGGCTCCCATCCGGCAAATCCCAGGTTCGCACTGGTTGAAATGCCCCCCCCTGTTCTACCGCCTGCACTGTTGCCGCTTGCGCTGCCTGTCGCCGCCCCAGGGACCCCTGATCCCCCGTTTTCGTTACAAACCAGTCCAGCGATCGCACATCCTGCGGCACCTGGTCCAGTTGCACACCCACCTGGCGTCCATAGACCTGGAAATCCTGCAACGCGCCGAAAAAATTGAGATTGTGTTGATTCACCGTCGGCGTTGATGGCAGCACCCCCAGGGTCAGCCGCAACCCCGGCGCTGTCGCCGTCATTGTGCTAATCACCGCCGGATGGGGCCAGGGTTTCCCCCGCTCGGCCAACCGCTGGCCATAGGGACTCAGCCAAGCCGCCAGCGGTGTCAGCCCCGCGATCGCGAACGTATTCCCCACCAGCGCGATCGTCGCCAGTCCAACTGTCCCCCAACGCACCCACCTTCCCCAGCGTCCTGACCAGGCCAGCAACCCCATCGCCAACCACAGGGACAGCACCGGCAAATAGGCCAACGTATAGCGCGAATCCTTATTCATATTCAGCGACGCCAGCACATAGCCCCCCACCAGAAACACCAGTACCCAACGATGGGGAGCCACCCCCCCCTTCGTGCCTTCGTGCCTTCGTGCCTGGGTGCTATTTCCCCTCCAGCGCTTCCCATACCCCAGCAGCCAACCCACGATCGCCGCCAGCAACACCACCCAGGACACCTGATACGGCAACACCTCCCCATAAAACGTCCAGGCCCCCAGCGTATGCAGCGGCGGATCACCCTCAATCATGGCCGCCCCTACCGTCGCCCGCTTCCCCGCCGTAATGATCGTGAACCAATTCGTCCGATACCAGGGAAAGGCAATCAGCCAAACCATCAATCCCGCTAACCCTAATTGCCCCCATTTTGCCCATGCCCGTCGCTGCCACAGCCCCCCCTTCGTCCAGGCGATCGGCACCAGCAAAAAAAACAACGCCGTCTGCTTGACCAGCAACGCCAACCCCAAACTCACCCCAAACGCGATCGCCCACCCCCACGGGATTAGGGTTTGAATATTAAAGGTTGACTTTTGACCCTTAACCTGGCTCATTCGCCATGCCGTCAGGCAAAAAAAACTGACCGTCACTAGCACCACCAGCGGATAATCCGTGAGAAAGTCCAGCCGCACCCTATAGAGTCCCGGCAACAGGAGGCATAGCCCCGCCGCCCAGAGGCCCACCCGTGGCGTCAACAGCAGCACTCCCAGGCCATAGACCGATCCCAACATCAAAAAAGTCCCCACCAGATTCAGCAACGTCGCCTGGTCGATCCCCCGACCGAACAGGTTAAAAAAAGGGGCCGTGGCGATATAGGTCAGGGGGGGCACCTTTCCCGACAGCAACCAGAACTGCCGCCACCAGTCCGGGTCCAACCAGTGGGGAGCTTGCAACGCTCGCCAGTAGTTGAGAGCACCCGTGAGATAGTCCGCCGGGTCCCACGCCGGCACCGATTGATCCAAGGCAAACCAGAGACGATCGTATCCAGCCGCTACCAACCCCAACAGCCCCAGAATTACCAGATGCCGCCAGATTAGGCCAGTATGGGGAGGGGGTTGCGCCGGAGATGGGTGCGTAGCCAATTGATGAACCTCTGGGTGCCGTTACTTGCAGATTATCTTGCCCTAAATTGGGCAACGACGGCGGGTACCCTGGCACCCTCAGGTAGGGGTGTAGGGTTACAAGGGTAGCAAGTTCGCCTATGGGTCAAGTCCTTCCCTCAGTCATCCCGCATCCCATCGTAGACTGGGGGTGGAAATCAGAACACGATCGCCCTGTGTTCTGGAAGGAGACGCCCTTGAACTTGCCCAGATCACAATCCCCTGCGGTTGCACCCTGCCGATTGTCGCTGGATAATCCCTTCGACGTCATCATTGTTGGCGGGGGGGCAGCCGGCCTCTATGCTGCCCTTTGTTTACCCTCACAGCTACGGGTAGCCCTGATTGCCAAGGAACCCCTACCGATTTCAGCGAGCGACTGG
This DNA window, taken from Trichothermofontia sichuanensis B231, encodes the following:
- a CDS encoding phospholipid carrier-dependent glycosyltransferase, yielding MATHPSPAQPPPHTGLIWRHLVILGLLGLVAAGYDRLWFALDQSVPAWDPADYLTGALNYWRALQAPHWLDPDWWRQFWLLSGKVPPLTYIATAPFFNLFGRGIDQATLLNLVGTFLMLGSVYGLGVLLLTPRVGLWAAGLCLLLPGLYRVRLDFLTDYPLVVLVTVSFFCLTAWRMSQVKGQKSTFNIQTLIPWGWAIAFGVSLGLALLVKQTALFFLLVPIAWTKGGLWQRRAWAKWGQLGLAGLMVWLIAFPWYRTNWFTIITAGKRATVGAAMIEGDPPLHTLGAWTFYGEVLPYQVSWVVLLAAIVGWLLGYGKRWRGNSTQARRHEGTKGGVAPHRWVLVFLVGGYVLASLNMNKDSRYTLAYLPVLSLWLAMGLLAWSGRWGRWVRWGTVGLATIALVGNTFAIAGLTPLAAWLSPYGQRLAERGKPWPHPAVISTMTATAPGLRLTLGVLPSTPTVNQHNLNFFGALQDFQVYGRQVGVQLDQVPQDVRSLDWFVTKTGDQGSLGRRQAAQAATVQAVEQGGAFQPVRTWDLPDGSQLTLHHRLEPMVTVKPETQRYPDIQEDQIRLNRVIVPAQAPPGYPIPVTYRWSGPWEKLRSGLLLLSWEWVDPVNSDPAGRRNSSPSAQAMLAQATDTPPHAPLFSLLSPPYWLHDHAIGFGTLLPQPPAAMPSPTGRYRIIERTAMLPPADLPPGRYRLTATYLDRQTGETAAIALPAATIAITPDAVPLPAPELDLVTQLRSLAQALPQGTPALEAMMTEISRINQYDPIQDYVAQAAQSLEYRLVQEPDNLALAYTLVLARVLQRQTDDAIAALDRVIRLDPMNPYVYGYLAFVNLYDFRARAAATAIQPGLTLAPDLPELQLLDGVAALLQGKVWRIGQVRSALAPD